In one window of Episyrphus balteatus chromosome 3, idEpiBalt1.1, whole genome shotgun sequence DNA:
- the LOC129916216 gene encoding probable cytochrome P450 313a4 — translation MVVAATLIVILTFLWIYFLWSRRKYYAFALKMPGPLGFPIIGIVHKLFNLADVLYELPKYAIQNNLKSYFSWLGPYPMVYTMDPKIAEIILTSPDCIDKSCIYDAINDIVGPGILTIKAPGWNHHRKLLNPAFSHKVLLGFFPLFNRHIDEFCEKLEQNVDCGEVNVKDLVCNLSLTTSVATTMGLDFEKESSTKFLGLCERMLEMTTQRVLNPFLANDTIFRTTKLHKPFSELKDSVLGFAHSLVMKRIKAIEHNEPSENKPNHNIFIDHVIKIHQNNEYTFDDIISEGNIMVFAAFETTATTMFSTLMLLAMHPEYQEKVFDEILTIFPNKDFEVKYEDFKNLVYLEMCINETLRIFASIPMIGRNCSKDIPISKDIVIPKGTQVIVDIFNIQRDEDIWGPDAATFNPDHFLPSNLIGHHSYSFIPFSKGPRNCIGWQYARIFLRIALAQVIRKYRFTTKFKFEDIRCVEHITLRYEKLPLLEVHKR, via the exons ATGGTTGTGGCTGCTACTTTAATTGTTATTCTCACATTTTTGTGGATTTACTTCCTTTGGTCCAGAAGGAAGTATTATGCATTTGCTTTGAAAATGCCTGGTCCACTTGGATTTCCAATCATTGGTATTGTCCACAAACTTTTTAATTTGGCAG atgtTCTATATGAGCTTCCTAAATATGCcattcaaaacaatttaaaaagttatttttcctGGCTCGGACCATACCCAATGGTTTACACAATGGATCCTAAAATAGCTGAAATAATTCTAACTTCTCCAGATTGTATTGATAAATCATGTATTTATGATGCCATTAACGATATAGTTGGTCCTGGAATACTCACAATAAAAG ctcCTGGTTGGAATCATCATAGGAAACTTTTGAATCCTGCATTCAGTCACAAGGTTCTATTAGGATTTTTTCcattatttaataggcatattgatgaattttgtgaaaaattggAACAAAATGTCGATTGTGGTGAAGTTAATGTAAAAGATCTTGTATGCAATCTTTCCCTAACAACATCAGTTG CTACAACCATGGGCTTGGATTTTGAGAAGGAATCCAGCACGAAGTTTCTTGGACTATGCGAGAG AATGTTGGAAATGACAACTCAACGTGTATTAAATCCATTTCTAGCTAACGATACAATATTCCGTACAACAAAGTTACATAAGCCATTCTCAGAATTAAAAGATAGTGTACTGGGCTTTGCACATAGT CTTGTTATGAAGAGGATTAAGGCGATTGAACATAATGAACCATCAGAAAATAAACCCAACCACAATATTTTCATAGATCATGTCattaaaattcatcaaaacaaTGAATATACATTTGATGACATAATATCAGAAGGAAATATTATGGTATTTGCT GCTTTTGAAACTACAGCAACGACTATGTTTTCAACATTAATGCTTTTAGCAATGCATCCAGAATATCAAGAAAAAGTATTTGACGAAATTCTAACAATTTTTCCTAACAAAGATTTTGAAGTAAAATATGAAGATTTCAAAAACTTAGTTTACTTAGAAATGTGCATCAATGAAACTTTGAGAATATTTGCATCAATACCAATGATTGGGCGAAATTGTTCCAAGGATATACCTATATCAAAAGATATAGTTATTCCAAAGGGTACTCAAGTAATTGTGGACATATTCAATATTCAAAGAGACGAAGATATTTGGGGACCTGACGCAGCAACTTTTAATCCTGATCATTTTCTACCATCGAATCTGATTGGTCATCATAGTTACTCTTTTATACCATTTTCAAAAGGACCAAGGAATTGCATAG gttgGCAATATGCAAGGATCTTCTTAAGAATTGCTTTGGCTCAAGTTATTCGAAAATATCGGTTCACAaccaaatttaaatttgaagatattAGATGTGTCGAACACATTACTTTGCGCTACGAAAAACTTCCTTTATTAGAAGTTCATAAGAGATAA